In Kitasatospora sp. NBC_00240, the following are encoded in one genomic region:
- a CDS encoding alpha/beta fold hydrolase, producing MNRLPTAVAVRESGTGTPLVLLHAFPLGASMWSAQLDALPGLSGDEARVLAPDQRGFGRTELGTDQPSLDLVADDVALLLDAAGIERAVLGGLSMGGYVALAFARRHPGRLAGLLLADTKATADTDAARANRERIAAAVLARDSVRLLAEERMEDTLLGPASGHLAERVRGMIAEASPQAVAWAQRAMAARTDTLDVLPGLDVPAAVVVGAADTVTPFAEARLMADALPDAELTVIPDAGHLSAIEAPEAFNTAVRALLARVDR from the coding sequence ATGAACCGGCTCCCCACCGCAGTGGCCGTCCGTGAGAGCGGCACCGGCACCCCTCTCGTCCTGCTGCACGCCTTCCCGTTGGGCGCCTCGATGTGGAGCGCGCAACTGGACGCGCTGCCCGGCCTGAGCGGCGACGAGGCCCGCGTGCTGGCCCCCGACCAGCGCGGCTTCGGCCGTACCGAACTGGGCACCGACCAGCCCTCGCTGGACCTCGTCGCGGACGACGTCGCCCTGCTGCTGGACGCCGCCGGGATCGAGCGCGCGGTGCTCGGCGGGCTCTCCATGGGCGGCTACGTGGCGCTGGCCTTCGCCCGGCGCCACCCGGGCCGGCTCGCCGGGCTGCTGCTGGCCGACACCAAGGCCACCGCCGACACCGACGCGGCCCGCGCCAACCGCGAGCGGATCGCGGCCGCCGTCCTGGCCAGGGACAGCGTCCGGCTGCTGGCCGAGGAGCGGATGGAGGACACCCTGCTCGGGCCGGCCTCCGGCCACCTCGCCGAGCGGGTCCGAGGCATGATCGCCGAGGCCTCCCCGCAGGCCGTCGCCTGGGCCCAGCGCGCGATGGCCGCCCGGACCGACACCCTGGACGTGCTGCCCGGCCTCGACGTCCCGGCGGCCGTCGTGGTCGGCGCGGCGGACACCGTCACCCCGTTCGCCGAGGCCCGGCTGATGGCCGACGCGCTGCCGGACGCCGAACTGACCGTCATCCCCGACGCGGGCCACCTCAGCGCGATCGAGGCCCCCGAGGCCTTCAACACGGCCGTCCGCGCCCTGCTCGCCCGGGTGGACCGGTGA
- a CDS encoding ATP/GTP-binding protein yields the protein MSNDDREEPGPGPLGGSLRRTESYQGEEWVVQTVAGTAGRHYRCPGCDQEIPPGVGHVVAWPEFGAGVEDRRHWHRACWGARERRSSNIQRGRGAPRY from the coding sequence ATCAGCAACGACGACCGTGAGGAGCCCGGTCCCGGGCCGCTCGGCGGGTCCCTGCGGCGGACCGAGAGCTACCAGGGCGAGGAGTGGGTGGTGCAGACGGTGGCCGGCACCGCCGGGCGCCACTACCGCTGCCCGGGCTGCGACCAGGAGATCCCGCCGGGGGTCGGGCACGTGGTGGCCTGGCCGGAGTTCGGGGCCGGGGTGGAGGACCGCCGGCACTGGCACCGCGCCTGCTGGGGGGCGCGCGAGCGGCGCAGCTCCAACATCCAGCGCGGGCGCGGCGCCCCGCGGTACTGA
- a CDS encoding LLM class flavin-dependent oxidoreductase: MRVGAFLLSAQFPGQSHAEVLERTVGATVTAERAGLDAVWLAEHHFVPYGVCPDAATLAAMLLGRTRRIGVGTAVSVLSTRHPVALGEQAALLHLTSGGRFTLGVGRGGPWIDLDVFGSGLDAYEQGFPERLDLLLRWLREATVGADGPQFSFPEVAVVPRAGEPPRRPGLSSWLGLEPGQAVVPGLAGRLPRQRVDGLRPEPAEPRQVPEGAGERPQAGPPLVVACTSPGGVRLAAERGLPMLLGMHSGDEDKQEMLALYGAAWRACGRSDEGLARIRGEHVAAGVTQVEDGPSAARATLLRSMPGWFEYGLGAHRTVDGRERKMRDPHEYTALLCDLHAVGTPRHCADRLLATAERTGIRRFALLTEGSGDHEATLHNIARLGSEVLPQLS; the protein is encoded by the coding sequence CTGCGGGTCGGCGCCTTCCTGCTGTCCGCGCAGTTCCCCGGCCAGAGCCACGCCGAGGTGCTGGAGCGCACCGTCGGCGCCACCGTCACGGCCGAGCGCGCGGGCCTGGACGCCGTCTGGCTGGCCGAGCACCACTTCGTCCCCTACGGGGTCTGCCCGGACGCCGCGACCCTCGCCGCGATGCTGCTCGGCCGCACCCGCCGGATCGGCGTCGGGACGGCGGTGAGCGTGCTCTCCACCCGGCACCCGGTGGCCCTCGGGGAGCAGGCCGCGCTGCTGCACCTCACCTCCGGCGGGCGGTTCACGCTCGGGGTGGGGCGCGGCGGGCCGTGGATCGACCTGGACGTCTTCGGCAGCGGTCTCGACGCGTACGAGCAGGGGTTCCCCGAACGGCTGGACCTCCTGCTGCGCTGGCTGCGCGAGGCCACCGTGGGCGCGGACGGCCCGCAGTTCAGCTTCCCCGAGGTGGCCGTGGTGCCGCGGGCGGGCGAGCCGCCGCGGCGGCCCGGCCTGTCCTCCTGGCTGGGTCTGGAGCCGGGCCAGGCCGTGGTGCCGGGCCTGGCCGGCCGGCTGCCCCGGCAGCGGGTGGACGGGCTGCGGCCCGAGCCGGCCGAACCTCGGCAGGTTCCGGAGGGAGCCGGTGAGCGGCCCCAGGCCGGCCCACCGCTCGTGGTCGCCTGCACCTCCCCCGGCGGCGTCCGGCTGGCGGCCGAGCGGGGCCTGCCGATGCTGCTCGGCATGCACTCGGGGGACGAGGACAAGCAGGAGATGCTCGCGCTGTACGGCGCCGCCTGGCGGGCCTGCGGCCGCTCCGACGAGGGGCTCGCCCGGATCCGGGGGGAGCATGTCGCGGCCGGCGTGACCCAGGTCGAGGACGGCCCCTCGGCGGCGCGGGCGACCCTGCTGCGCTCGATGCCCGGCTGGTTCGAGTACGGGCTCGGCGCGCACCGCACGGTGGACGGGCGCGAGCGCAAGATGCGCGACCCGCACGAGTACACCGCGCTGCTCTGCGACCTGCACGCGGTGGGCACGCCCCGGCACTGCGCGGACCGGCTGCTCGCGACCGCCGAGCGGACCGGCATCCGGCGCTTCGCGCTGCTCACTGAGGGCAGCGGGGACCACGAGGCCACCCTGCACAACATCGCCCGGCTGGGCTCCGAGGTGCTCCCGCAGCTGTCCTGA
- a CDS encoding cellulose-binding protein — protein sequence MSDSHSPHGFDLVRRGYERAQVDERITKLVADRDSALTRIGALEKRIEELHLETQSAQAAVTESEPSYAGLGARVEKILRLAEEEAADLRNEAHRAAEQHRELAEAASQQVRTEAENYAKDRKAKAEDEGLRIVDKAKSDSAQLRNEANKDAATKREEADALFEDTRTKAAQAALEFETNLAKRREQSERDLAARQAKAEKRLAEIEHRAEQLRLEAEKLRTDAERRARQTVETAQRQSEDIVADANAKADRIRSESERELAALTNRRDSINAQLTNVREMLATLTGAAVAAATLPTDDTLGVPAQQSR from the coding sequence ATGAGCGACAGTCACTCCCCTCACGGCTTCGACCTGGTGCGCCGTGGGTACGAGCGTGCCCAGGTCGACGAGCGGATCACCAAGCTGGTGGCCGACCGTGACAGCGCCCTGACCCGCATCGGGGCCCTGGAGAAGCGCATCGAGGAGCTCCACCTGGAGACCCAGAGCGCCCAGGCCGCGGTCACCGAGTCCGAGCCCTCGTACGCCGGTCTCGGCGCCCGGGTCGAGAAGATCCTCCGTCTCGCCGAGGAGGAGGCCGCCGACCTGCGCAACGAGGCGCACCGCGCGGCCGAGCAGCACCGCGAGCTGGCCGAGGCTGCCTCGCAGCAGGTGCGCACCGAGGCGGAGAACTACGCCAAGGACCGCAAGGCCAAGGCCGAGGACGAGGGTCTGCGGATCGTCGACAAGGCCAAGAGCGACAGCGCGCAGCTGCGCAACGAGGCGAACAAGGACGCGGCGACCAAGCGCGAGGAGGCGGACGCCCTCTTCGAGGACACCCGCACCAAGGCCGCCCAGGCCGCGCTGGAGTTCGAGACCAACCTGGCCAAGCGCCGCGAGCAGTCCGAGCGTGACCTGGCGGCCCGCCAGGCCAAGGCCGAGAAGCGCCTCGCCGAGATCGAGCACCGGGCGGAGCAGCTGCGCCTGGAGGCCGAGAAGCTGCGCACCGACGCCGAGCGCCGCGCCCGCCAGACGGTGGAGACGGCCCAGCGCCAGTCCGAGGACATCGTGGCCGACGCCAACGCCAAGGCCGACCGGATCCGCAGCGAGTCCGAGCGCGAGCTGGCGGCGCTCACCAACCGCCGCGACAGCATCAACGCGCAGCTGACCAACGTGCGCGAGATGCTCGCCACGCTGACCGGCGCGGCCGTGGCCGCCGCCACGCTGCCGACCGACGACACGCTGGGCGTGCCGGCCCAGCAGTCGCGCTGA
- a CDS encoding ABC transporter ATP-binding protein, producing MIELHELTKRYGDTLAVDRLSFQVPQGVVTGFLGPNGAGKSTTMRMILDLDRPTGGSVTIDGKRYGRLSEPLKYIGALLEAKAVHPGRTAYDHLLWLAQSNRIPKSRVDEMLDLVGLASVARKRSRGFSLGMGQRLGIASALLGDPEIVMFDEPVNGLDPEGILWIRNLMKRLAAEGRTVFVSSHLMSEMALTADHLVVIGRGRLLADLSMPEFIRQNSRTAVRLRTPHPERLLDALDSAGVRVEAGPEGSYEVVDGDLAKLGELAAANGVVLHELSPQQASLEEAFMQMTADSVEYHAGGTAPRKPGGPDAAEAPGPTGAWGASWQAGRAAPGGPPGTGPQAPNAKPEEEN from the coding sequence ATGATCGAGTTGCACGAGCTGACGAAGCGGTACGGCGACACACTCGCCGTCGACCGACTGAGCTTCCAGGTGCCCCAGGGCGTGGTGACCGGGTTCCTCGGCCCCAACGGCGCCGGCAAGTCCACCACCATGCGGATGATCCTCGACCTGGACCGGCCCACCGGCGGCTCGGTCACCATCGACGGCAAGCGCTACGGCCGGCTCAGCGAGCCGCTGAAGTACATCGGCGCCCTGCTGGAGGCCAAGGCGGTCCACCCCGGCCGGACCGCCTACGACCACCTGCTCTGGCTGGCCCAGAGCAACCGCATCCCGAAGTCCAGGGTCGACGAGATGCTGGACCTCGTCGGCCTCGCCTCCGTCGCCCGCAAGCGCTCGCGCGGCTTCTCGCTCGGGATGGGCCAGCGCCTGGGCATCGCCTCCGCGCTGCTGGGCGACCCCGAGATCGTGATGTTCGACGAGCCCGTCAACGGCCTCGACCCCGAGGGCATCCTCTGGATCCGCAACCTGATGAAGCGGCTCGCCGCCGAGGGCCGGACGGTCTTCGTCTCCTCGCACCTGATGAGCGAGATGGCCCTGACCGCCGACCACCTGGTGGTGATCGGCCGGGGCCGGCTGCTCGCCGACCTCTCGATGCCCGAGTTCATCCGGCAGAACTCCCGCACGGCCGTCCGGCTGCGCACCCCGCACCCCGAGCGGCTGCTGGACGCCCTCGACAGCGCGGGCGTCCGGGTCGAGGCCGGGCCCGAGGGCTCGTACGAGGTGGTCGACGGCGACCTCGCCAAGCTCGGCGAGCTGGCCGCCGCCAACGGCGTCGTGCTGCACGAACTGAGCCCGCAGCAGGCCTCGCTGGAGGAGGCCTTCATGCAGATGACCGCCGACTCGGTGGAGTACCACGCCGGCGGCACCGCCCCCCGGAAACCCGGCGGCCCGGACGCCGCCGAGGCGCCGGGGCCGACGGGCGCCTGGGGCGCCTCCTGGCAGGCCGGCAGGGCGGCGCCGGGCGGACCGCCCGGCACCGGCCCCCAGGCCCCGAACGCCAAGCCCGAGGAGGAGAACTGA
- a CDS encoding ABC transporter permease subunit, with amino-acid sequence MASFPAVLRSEWTKVRSVRSTIWTLALTFAVTAGLGALLSLLTNNNFDEFTRGDSTPFDATGTAFSGILLGELAIIVFGVLAVGNEYSTGMIRVTLAAVPQRGTLLTGKAVVLGALAFTVALVTAFITFFLGQALLGGHSTDLGQPHVLRAVFGAAFYLTMLCLFSAGVTAMLHNQTLALGVLVPFFFLLSPILSAVPKVKTLAHYFPDYAGSRMLLVYEQSGQPYGPWAGFLICLAWTLAALVGGALVLKNRDA; translated from the coding sequence ATGGCGTCCTTCCCCGCGGTCCTGCGGTCCGAGTGGACGAAGGTCCGCAGCGTCCGCTCGACCATCTGGACCCTGGCGCTGACCTTCGCGGTCACCGCCGGCCTCGGCGCGCTGCTGTCCCTGCTGACCAACAACAACTTCGACGAGTTCACCCGGGGCGACAGCACGCCCTTCGACGCCACCGGCACCGCGTTCTCCGGCATCCTGCTCGGCGAACTCGCCATCATCGTCTTCGGCGTGCTCGCGGTCGGCAACGAGTACAGCACCGGAATGATCCGGGTGACCCTGGCCGCCGTGCCGCAGCGCGGCACGCTGCTCACCGGCAAGGCCGTGGTGCTCGGCGCACTGGCCTTCACGGTCGCCCTGGTGACGGCCTTCATCACGTTCTTCCTCGGCCAGGCGCTGCTCGGCGGCCACTCCACCGACCTGGGCCAACCGCACGTGCTGCGCGCGGTGTTCGGCGCGGCGTTCTACCTGACGATGCTCTGCCTCTTCTCGGCCGGCGTCACCGCGATGCTGCACAACCAGACCCTGGCCCTCGGGGTGCTGGTGCCGTTCTTCTTCCTGCTCTCGCCGATCCTCTCGGCCGTGCCGAAGGTGAAGACCCTGGCGCACTACTTCCCCGACTACGCGGGCTCCCGGATGCTCCTGGTGTACGAGCAGAGCGGCCAGCCGTACGGGCCGTGGGCGGGCTTCCTGATCTGCCTCGCCTGGACGCTGGCGGCCCTGGTCGGCGGCGCCCTGGTGCTCAAGAACCGGGACGCCTGA
- a CDS encoding SCO5389 family protein: MSLDVSPALLEKAERGEVDEREFVDCVRVSLPYAWELISSLVAQLKVDGTDFADNHVPPPSEQARGQLLRALASDAIRGALQRHFGVQLAFQNCHRVAVFAPTENNVARHQRFTSVREQLLNQSDELRDC; this comes from the coding sequence ATGTCGCTCGACGTCTCACCGGCCCTCCTGGAGAAGGCCGAGCGGGGCGAGGTCGACGAGCGGGAATTCGTCGACTGCGTCCGCGTCTCCCTGCCGTACGCCTGGGAGTTGATCAGTTCGCTGGTCGCCCAGCTGAAGGTCGACGGCACCGACTTCGCAGACAACCACGTTCCGCCGCCCAGCGAGCAGGCCCGCGGGCAGCTGCTGCGCGCCCTCGCCAGTGACGCGATCCGAGGGGCCCTGCAACGGCACTTCGGCGTCCAGCTGGCCTTCCAGAACTGCCACCGGGTCGCGGTCTTCGCGCCGACGGAGAACAACGTGGCGCGCCACCAGCGCTTCACGTCCGTCCGGGAGCAGCTGCTCAACCAGTCCGACGAACTGCGGGACTGCTGA